A genomic region of Mugil cephalus isolate CIBA_MC_2020 chromosome 5, CIBA_Mcephalus_1.1, whole genome shotgun sequence contains the following coding sequences:
- the fgf1a gene encoding putative fibroblast growth factor 1, with protein MADGAMFSVQDQAVDGGLQRLDYRRLTRLYCMNGGHHLQILPDGTVTGQRDDGDVHTVLRLKAVDRGVVVIQGAEAQRYLAMSDEGRLYSSPTIADECYFLEKLEENHYNTYQSQKYQDRGWYVGLKKNGKPKLGPRTHIGQKAIFFLPRQLED; from the exons ATGGCGGATGGAGCGATGTTCTCAGTGCAGGATCAGGCTGTGGACGGCGGCCTGCAGCGGCTCGACTACCGGCGGCTGACTCGGCTCTACTGCATGAATGGCGGACACCACCTCCAGATCCTCCCCGATGGGACGGTGACGGGCCAGAGGGACGACGGGGACGTTCACA CTGTTTTAAGGCTCAAAGCTGTGGACAGAGGCGTCGTGGTCATCCAAGGAGCAGAGGCCCAGCGATACCTGGCCATGAGCGATGAAGGCCGTCTGTACAGCTCA ccCACCATAGCCGACGAATGTTACTTTCTGGAGAAACTGGAGGAGAACCACTACAACACGTATCAGTCACAGAAATACCAGGACAGGGGCTGGTACGTGGGTCTGAAAAAGAACGGAAAACCTAAACTCGGCCCAAGAACTCACATCGGACAGAAGGCCATCTTCTTTCTCCCCAGGCAGCTGGAGGACTGA